Part of the Paenibacillus terrae HPL-003 genome is shown below.
CGTTGTTAATCACATTCCGCTCAAAGACTTTGACTTTGGAAAAAAAGTTGGCTGCTTCTGAATAGGCCTCCTCGGGAACGACCAATGCGCCGATGTCCTGATGATGGTCAAAAAAGTCGATGCTCTGCTGAATCAAATGCTCGGCTAAAATCATATCGGAATCCAATACAAGTATGTATTCGGCACCCAAACGTCCGGCTTCCTCAACCGCCTTGACTCTCGCAACTCCTCGCTCTCCATGAGGAAGCTCCAATATCGTTACGGGTACTGGACTCCCTGCGGCTAGCGTACGAATCGTCTCCACCGTCTGATCCTCCGAGCCGTCATCGGCAATCACGATATGCAGATCCTTGTAATTTTGCCACATACAGCTCCGCAAACAAGGCTCTATCGTCTGTTCATTGTTGTACGTGGAGAAGAGAATGACCACTTTGTCCACTCTGTTCCGCCTCCTTTACCCATTCTCCGATCAACTGCTCAAATGCAGCTGCCGTATGATCAAAATGAAACCCCAGCGCATACTGATACGCCCGCTCACGCATGGCCATATAGTCTTCGCCGCCGTTTGCTGCTCTTTCCATTTGTTCAGATAATCCCCGGACATCGCCGTGAAAGCATAGGTATCCGCTTTTCCCAAAATCCGTCGCGTCCACCAGTCCGGGTGAATTACTGACGATGCTGGGAGTCCCCACAGCCGCTGCTTCGGTAATCGTCAAGCCCCAGCCTTCACGCAAGGAAGGGAAGACGAGCGCGTGGGCGCGACTCATCAGCTCCAGCTTATGCTCTGCTGAAACGAATCCGTAAAAGGTAATATCCGCTTGTGATTGTCCCTGTTCATCCGGTTCTCCGTAAGTCAATCCATACCGTTTCATAATCGGCAATAATTGTTCTGCCACATAGGTTTTATCGGTTTTTCCAGCGATCCATAACATAGCCTGAGGAAATTTTTTCTTGAGCCTTCCAAAAGCTTCAACCACCAGATCAATGCCTTTATATTTCACAAAGCGCCCGGCGTACATAAAGGTCGGATTGGACTCCTTGGTTAAGAATTGCTCCCGAGACCAGTGTTCAAACTCAATGCCTTCAGGCAACAGATGAACACGATCCGGGTGAAAGCCCAGCTTGAGCAGATCATAACGGGTAGAAGGGGATACGGTGATTGTCCGATCCTTACGGGCAAGCTTGAGCATCCAGGGCTCCAAACGATATCCGATATGATTCAGCGGGAACCCGGCATTTTCAAACCATATTTCCCTTGTTAGCTGATGTATAAAGAAAATTCGCTTGGGCGCCTCCACCCAGAAACGGGTGAAAAACTGATGTGTATTCGCCTGATTAATCACATAATCAATATGCTCGCGATGATGGCGATAATAGCGCATGGCATAATAAATGACGCTATAAATGTTGCCTTTTCGGATATACGTAATTCCGTCTATGATTTCTTCCTCGGGCATCCCCTCGAGCCTGGGCGAAAAATGAATAAACTGAAAACGGTCTTGCTGTGAGCGTTTGAGCATTTCGTGGGTAAAAATTTCGGCTCCCCCGCTTTTAGGCGAACGAATGTCACGCCAGGAGAGCAACAGAACTACGGTTTTAC
Proteins encoded:
- a CDS encoding glycosyltransferase family 4 protein, with amino-acid sequence MNTIPEQDGKTVVLLLSWRDIRSPKSGGAEIFTHEMLKRSQQDRFQFIHFSPRLEGMPEEEIIDGITYIRKGNIYSVIYYAMRYYRHHREHIDYVINQANTHQFFTRFWVEAPKRIFFIHQLTREIWFENAGFPLNHIGYRLEPWMLKLARKDRTITVSPSTRYDLLKLGFHPDRVHLLPEGIEFEHWSREQFLTKESNPTFMYAGRFVKYKGIDLVVEAFGRLKKKFPQAMLWIAGKTDKTYVAEQLLPIMKRYGLTYGEPDEQGQSQADITFYGFVSAEHKLELMSRAHALVFPSLREGWGLTITEAAAVGTPSIVSNSPGLVDATDFGKSGYLCFHGDVRGLSEQMERAANGGEDYMAMRERAYQYALGFHFDHTAAAFEQLIGEWVKEAEQSGQSGHSLLHVQQ